A genomic segment from Prosthecobacter fusiformis encodes:
- a CDS encoding PEP-CTERM sorting domain-containing protein (PEP-CTERM proteins occur, often in large numbers, in the proteomes of bacteria that also encode an exosortase, a predicted intramembrane cysteine proteinase. The presence of a PEP-CTERM domain at a protein's C-terminus predicts cleavage within the sorting domain, followed by covalent anchoring to some some component of the (usually Gram-negative) cell surface. Many PEP-CTERM proteins exhibit an unusual sequence composition that includes large numbers of potential glycosylation sites. Expression of one such protein has been shown restore the ability of a bacterium to form floc, a type of biofilm.), protein MRRFFIAATCLALAIHASAADIAGTYSANTTLANGDTWTGGDVTINTGIIVNIGTGSTVTFNSTVNSSSTGGRILAGSGTLKIDSGGRLLIDTTSTNDNITVSGAASLINDGTYQIDCGSDFRLSGLGSSFTNNGLIHKTQGSDGSSNDPAYIYPSSPSQGGAFVNNGDIQVDAGHLNISGARTTAGAATSNGGDFTVANGATLSFTGGWTLLRGVSSMTGTGAVALTNENPSAATGGIFSALAAITILDVTGDGLLWTTGILDGNGNTLRNDGILRLTGTGAVVQGTGSVENGADGTFLLQSGTLTLTDANFTNRGTMTLETASAGTAVTLAGTGTLINAAGGTFTLKTGTLNTSTAIQNDGTLVLDSAGTLTLGGSGTLTNTATGLFSLIRGTLTLNGSQLINNGIAEFITNANKTLTGSGRFINNNTFNHVFSGSADNLSISGTVTFENNGVYDFQAGGDILFSSSGTFENNGILKKTSNTGDTSFVYGTAGFIAADGSEIQSTLGTLRLASGGTSVAGATWTANGGTLDIAGVWSGVIKGSSSSSMRITDSANASVVSELTVGLGGLSFDISGNGIVWSQHNINTQGYTLTNLGIFGTASSSTKTLTGGGEFVNASGGVFNQGNGVLTLSDNSIFRNQGTWNIAAGASYTGAGSFINDSTGTVQWTGGTLGIAPTVTYRNDGIFEITGTGTRTLANEGQLLISSTGTFNWSSGSTLTINANTSLRNEGTFNFENPGTRTINGSGEWRNASTGIVNWNTSATWSIGADVSVINDGTFNVNGTANRTISGVGTFINNGTFNLISVGSDNLVGLTSGGEFINNGLYVFGDINDFEMREGYTFTNSATGIIRKNATTSSSDPAQFYSSDGDVGAGTFDNQGTVEVLGGNFRVTTSLTTDFDDLNFVQSDGAGTLTGGTWIANATATGLATIDLEPFGNTSGLTRIGTAATVELINGGRLTQIISLTQVDGALYVQGQTFTPSAAFQVNASGTLGGDGTIGRAITVAGKVIPGGTRGTAIGTLTVGSSATFLSDALLQVQIKGSLAFVDVSLDQAARNAFIIGLGDLDPNGTQHDSLEVSGTLTFSTGTRVEVVPDGISYQSGMVFDLLDFAGLGIAGVTDADAPGILELPDIDDLGLTWDTSLFVSHGIIYITPEPSRMLLLMLGGVWAFSRRRR, encoded by the coding sequence ATGCGCCGTTTTTTCATAGCAGCTACATGCCTCGCCCTTGCCATCCACGCATCTGCGGCGGATATCGCCGGCACTTACAGCGCCAACACGACTCTGGCTAACGGAGACACCTGGACTGGTGGCGACGTCACCATCAATACTGGAATCATCGTCAACATCGGCACGGGATCTACCGTCACTTTCAATTCCACCGTCAACTCCAGCTCAACAGGGGGCCGGATCCTTGCAGGCAGCGGCACGCTGAAGATTGATTCGGGCGGACGCCTGCTCATCGATACCACCAGTACCAATGACAACATCACCGTCAGCGGTGCGGCCAGCCTGATCAATGATGGCACCTATCAGATCGATTGCGGCTCCGATTTTCGCCTTTCAGGCCTTGGATCGTCCTTCACCAACAATGGCCTGATCCATAAAACCCAAGGCAGTGACGGAAGCTCCAATGACCCGGCCTACATCTACCCTTCCTCTCCGAGTCAGGGCGGAGCTTTTGTGAACAATGGGGACATCCAGGTGGATGCGGGGCACCTCAATATCTCCGGTGCCCGCACGACCGCTGGTGCCGCCACCTCCAATGGCGGAGACTTTACCGTCGCCAATGGGGCCACCCTGTCATTCACCGGCGGCTGGACCCTTCTTCGCGGCGTCTCCAGCATGACTGGTACCGGAGCGGTCGCACTGACCAATGAAAACCCATCCGCAGCCACGGGTGGCATTTTTTCCGCCCTCGCTGCCATCACCATTCTGGATGTGACTGGTGATGGCCTGCTGTGGACCACCGGGATCCTGGATGGCAATGGCAATACCCTGCGCAATGACGGCATCCTCCGCCTCACCGGCACCGGCGCAGTGGTTCAGGGCACGGGCAGTGTGGAAAACGGTGCTGACGGTACCTTCCTCCTGCAATCCGGGACTTTGACCCTGACGGATGCCAACTTCACCAACCGCGGAACCATGACGCTGGAAACGGCCTCCGCAGGCACTGCGGTGACCCTGGCAGGTACGGGCACGCTCATCAATGCGGCAGGCGGCACCTTTACCCTCAAAACGGGCACCCTAAACACCAGCACCGCCATTCAGAATGATGGGACTCTTGTCCTGGATTCCGCAGGCACCCTCACCCTGGGCGGAAGCGGTACCCTAACCAATACTGCGACCGGGCTTTTTTCACTGATCCGTGGCACCTTGACTCTCAACGGCAGCCAGCTCATCAACAACGGCATCGCCGAATTCATTACCAATGCCAACAAAACTCTGACAGGCAGCGGACGCTTCATCAACAACAACACCTTTAACCATGTCTTCAGCGGCAGCGCTGACAACCTCAGCATCAGCGGTACGGTAACCTTTGAAAACAACGGGGTCTATGACTTCCAGGCTGGCGGGGACATCTTGTTTTCAAGTTCCGGTACATTTGAAAACAACGGCATCCTCAAAAAGACCTCCAATACAGGGGACACCTCTTTTGTTTATGGCACCGCTGGTTTTATCGCCGCCGATGGCAGTGAGATCCAAAGTACCCTGGGCACGTTGCGCCTGGCATCCGGCGGCACCAGTGTGGCCGGGGCCACCTGGACGGCGAATGGGGGCACCCTGGATATCGCAGGTGTCTGGTCCGGCGTGATCAAAGGTAGCTCCAGCTCCTCCATGCGCATCACGGACAGTGCCAATGCTTCGGTCGTCAGTGAACTCACTGTCGGTCTGGGCGGACTCTCCTTCGATATCAGCGGCAACGGCATCGTCTGGTCACAGCACAACATCAATACTCAAGGTTATACCCTGACCAACCTCGGCATCTTCGGCACGGCCTCCTCCTCCACAAAAACCCTGACTGGCGGGGGTGAATTCGTCAATGCCAGCGGGGGTGTATTCAATCAGGGCAACGGGGTCCTGACCTTGTCAGATAACAGCATCTTTAGGAACCAGGGCACCTGGAACATCGCAGCCGGAGCCAGCTATACGGGAGCCGGATCTTTCATCAATGACAGCACGGGGACCGTACAATGGACAGGCGGCACCCTGGGCATTGCCCCGACCGTCACTTACCGCAATGACGGCATCTTCGAAATCACCGGCACGGGCACGCGCACCCTCGCGAACGAAGGCCAGCTTCTGATCAGCAGCACCGGAACTTTCAACTGGAGCAGTGGTTCAACATTGACCATCAATGCCAATACAAGCCTGCGCAATGAAGGCACCTTCAACTTCGAAAATCCCGGTACACGGACAATCAATGGCAGCGGGGAATGGCGCAATGCAAGCACCGGCATCGTCAACTGGAACACCAGTGCCACCTGGTCCATCGGGGCTGATGTGAGCGTCATTAACGACGGCACCTTCAACGTCAACGGCACCGCCAACCGGACCATCTCCGGCGTTGGGACGTTCATCAACAACGGCACCTTCAACCTCATTTCAGTGGGCTCGGACAACTTGGTCGGCTTGACCTCCGGCGGTGAGTTCATCAATAACGGCCTGTATGTGTTTGGGGATATCAATGACTTCGAGATGCGTGAAGGCTATACTTTCACCAACAGTGCCACTGGTATCATCCGCAAGAATGCCACGACCAGCAGCAGTGACCCGGCCCAGTTCTACAGTTCTGACGGGGACGTGGGTGCAGGCACTTTTGATAACCAAGGCACCGTGGAAGTGCTGGGCGGAAACTTCCGCGTCACCACCTCCCTGACCACCGATTTTGACGACCTGAACTTTGTACAAAGCGATGGTGCAGGCACTCTGACAGGGGGCACCTGGATCGCCAATGCCACGGCTACAGGACTGGCCACCATCGACCTGGAACCCTTTGGCAATACCAGTGGATTGACCCGGATCGGAACGGCGGCAACGGTGGAACTCATCAATGGCGGCAGGCTGACGCAGATCATATCGCTGACCCAGGTGGATGGTGCTCTTTATGTGCAGGGGCAGACCTTCACTCCCAGCGCGGCTTTCCAGGTGAATGCCAGTGGTACCCTGGGTGGCGATGGCACCATTGGCCGGGCGATCACGGTGGCTGGCAAGGTGATCCCTGGAGGCACCCGGGGCACGGCCATCGGCACACTGACCGTAGGTTCATCCGCCACCTTTTTGAGTGATGCGCTGCTTCAAGTGCAAATCAAAGGTTCGCTGGCCTTTGTGGATGTGAGCCTGGATCAGGCTGCTCGCAATGCCTTCATCATCGGCCTGGGCGATCTGGACCCAAATGGCACTCAGCATGATTCATTGGAAGTCTCAGGCACGCTGACATTCAGCACCGGCACACGGGTAGAGGTGGTGCCGGACGGGATCAGTTATCAGTCCGGCATGGTCTTTGACCTCCTGGACTTTGCTGGTCTGGGCATCGCCGGAGTGACAGACGCAGATGCACCGGGCATCCTGGAACTGCCGGACATTGATGACCTGGGACTGACCTGGGATACTTCCCTTTTTGTCAGCCACGGCATCATCTACATCACCCCGGAACCCTCCCGGATGCTGCTGCTGATGCTCGGCGGTGTATGGGCCTTCAGCCGCCGGCGGCGTTGA
- a CDS encoding winged helix-turn-helix transcriptional regulator produces MTENRIQCDVEELLRVIAGRWKVVLIRELETGPRRHGQLLRSLTGITQKMLTQRLRELEADGLIQHRDVLEGKVRHVEYSLTEWGVSVKEVVMHLHHWAVAHHENLAGRKRLPLKEMMH; encoded by the coding sequence ATGACAGAAAACAGGATTCAATGTGATGTGGAAGAGTTGCTGCGGGTCATCGCGGGCCGCTGGAAGGTGGTGCTGATCCGGGAGCTGGAGACCGGGCCGCGCCGCCACGGCCAGCTACTCCGCAGCCTCACCGGCATCACTCAAAAGATGCTGACGCAACGTCTGCGGGAGTTGGAGGCAGATGGCCTGATTCAACACCGCGATGTTCTGGAGGGAAAAGTCCGCCATGTGGAATACTCCCTGACTGAATGGGGAGTGAGCGTGAAGGAGGTGGTCATGCATCTGCACCACTGGGCCGTCGCCCACCATGAAAATTTGGCAGGAAGAAAGCGCCTCCCTCTAAAAGAAATGATGCACTGA
- a CDS encoding glyoxalase superfamily protein, with translation MKLGSTISVLRMFDEEKAAEFYLQFLGFSKDWEHRFGDGFPLYMQISKDDCVIHLTGHHGDSCPGSTVRIHTQDVESYSKSLRDKDYVNAKPGCQKTEWGTVEMTIHDPFGNRLIFAERLES, from the coding sequence ATGAAACTCGGCAGCACCATCTCCGTCCTTCGAATGTTCGACGAGGAAAAGGCCGCCGAGTTTTATCTGCAGTTTCTCGGCTTTTCAAAAGACTGGGAGCACCGCTTCGGCGATGGCTTTCCCTTGTACATGCAGATCTCCAAAGATGACTGTGTGATCCATCTGACGGGCCATCATGGGGACAGTTGCCCAGGCTCCACGGTGAGGATCCATACGCAGGATGTCGAATCCTATTCAAAGAGCCTGCGCGATAAAGACTATGTGAATGCCAAACCTGGCTGCCAGAAGACCGAATGGGGCACCGTGGAAATGACCATCCACGATCCCTTTGGCAATCGGCTCATTTTTGCTGAACGTTTGGAAAGCTAA
- a CDS encoding Dabb family protein, with amino-acid sequence MIHNVYFWLKKDLSTEQVEIFENELIALKTIEYLEHGFVGKPAPTEERPVTDHSFSYSLVLHFKNMEDHEFYQKDCPKHKRFVDICKPFFERVIVYDTSPIH; translated from the coding sequence ATGATCCATAACGTTTACTTCTGGCTGAAAAAGGACCTGAGCACTGAGCAGGTCGAAATCTTCGAAAACGAGCTCATCGCTCTCAAAACCATTGAGTATCTGGAGCACGGCTTCGTCGGCAAACCTGCTCCCACGGAAGAGCGCCCGGTCACGGACCATAGCTTCAGCTACTCCCTGGTTCTCCATTTCAAGAATATGGAAGACCACGAATTCTACCAGAAAGACTGCCCGAAACACAAACGCTTCGTGGACATCTGCAAACCCTTCTTTGAGCGTGTCATCGTTTACGACACCTCTCCGATTCATTAA
- the glpK gene encoding glycerol kinase GlpK — MKYILALDQGTTSSRSILFDKAGKVIATAQKEFTQHYPQPGWVEHDASEIWDTQLRTIKDVLKKAKATSRDIAAIGITNQRETTVAWNKKTGKPVGKAIVWQDRRTAAFCDRLKAKGAESMIRHKTGLVVDAYFSATKMNWMLKHVPETKELAKTGDLAFGTVDSWLLWNLTEGRVHATDVSNASRTMLYDITKGEWDAELMKLFGVPASALPEVRPSSGIFGETLLLGGSIPVAGIAGDQQAALFGQVCTTPGMVKNTFGTGCFMLMHTGTKRIASGNNLLTTVAWQIGDGELEYAVEGSVFIAGAVVQWLRDGLGIIKKSSEVEALAAQVSDTGGVYLVPAFAGLGAPHWDQYARGLMCGITRGTTKAHIARAALEGIAFQVTDILHAMQADAGVKLRELRVDGGASNNNLMMQFQADLLGVPVVRPVVTETTALGAAYLAGLAVRFWKNQAEIATQWKTDRRFEPTMKAAQRKSLLSGWNRALERTKGA, encoded by the coding sequence ATGAAATACATCCTTGCGCTTGATCAGGGCACCACCAGCAGCCGCAGCATCCTTTTCGATAAAGCAGGCAAAGTCATCGCCACCGCGCAAAAGGAATTCACCCAGCATTACCCCCAGCCAGGCTGGGTGGAGCATGATGCCAGTGAGATTTGGGACACCCAACTCCGCACCATCAAGGACGTCCTCAAAAAGGCCAAAGCCACCTCACGGGACATTGCAGCCATTGGCATCACCAACCAGCGGGAGACCACCGTCGCCTGGAACAAAAAAACCGGTAAGCCAGTCGGCAAAGCCATCGTCTGGCAGGACCGCCGCACCGCCGCCTTTTGTGACCGCCTGAAGGCCAAGGGAGCCGAGTCCATGATCCGGCATAAGACGGGCCTCGTCGTGGATGCCTACTTCTCCGCCACGAAGATGAACTGGATGCTCAAGCATGTGCCTGAGACAAAGGAACTGGCGAAGACGGGCGACCTGGCCTTTGGCACGGTGGACTCCTGGCTTCTGTGGAATCTCACCGAAGGCCGCGTCCATGCCACCGATGTCAGCAATGCCTCCCGCACCATGCTGTATGACATCACGAAGGGAGAGTGGGATGCGGAACTGATGAAGCTCTTTGGCGTCCCCGCCTCCGCCCTGCCGGAGGTCAGGCCCTCCAGCGGAATTTTTGGTGAGACTTTATTGTTAGGCGGCAGCATCCCCGTGGCCGGTATCGCTGGGGACCAGCAGGCCGCTCTTTTCGGTCAGGTTTGCACTACCCCTGGCATGGTGAAAAACACCTTTGGCACCGGCTGCTTCATGCTCATGCACACGGGCACAAAGCGCATCGCCTCTGGCAACAACCTCCTGACCACTGTCGCCTGGCAGATCGGCGATGGGGAGTTGGAATACGCGGTGGAAGGCAGCGTCTTCATCGCCGGAGCCGTGGTCCAATGGCTGCGCGATGGCCTTGGCATCATCAAAAAATCTTCCGAGGTGGAAGCTCTCGCCGCCCAGGTTTCTGATACTGGCGGCGTTTACCTGGTTCCCGCCTTCGCCGGTCTCGGCGCACCGCATTGGGATCAATACGCGCGGGGCCTCATGTGTGGCATCACCCGTGGCACCACAAAGGCGCACATCGCCCGCGCCGCCCTGGAAGGCATCGCTTTCCAGGTCACGGATATCCTCCACGCCATGCAGGCCGATGCCGGAGTGAAACTGCGCGAGCTGCGCGTGGATGGCGGTGCCAGCAATAACAACCTCATGATGCAGTTCCAGGCTGACCTCCTCGGCGTCCCCGTCGTGCGTCCCGTGGTCACAGAAACTACGGCCCTCGGTGCCGCGTACCTGGCCGGACTCGCTGTTCGTTTCTGGAAAAATCAGGCCGAGATCGCCACCCAGTGGAAAACGGACCGTCGCTTCGAACCGACCATGAAAGCGGCGCAAAGAAAAAGCCTGCTTAGCGGGTGGAACCGTGCTCTTGAGCGCACCAAGGGGGCTTGA
- a CDS encoding ATP-binding response regulator, whose amino-acid sequence MMTAPLVKKNRRILVIDDNSAIQADFRKILGEPEAADAELDAFEAKLFGAKESEWFEIDAASQGEEGLAKVQRSIANGTPYAIAFVDVRMPPGWDGIETSRRIWEVDPYLQIVICTAYSDYSWDQMQEQINPGDRLLILKKPFDAIEVQQLANALTEKWRLAGEARMLLGDLERVVQQRTSALQQEMEERLKLEEIFRSQASLLDKARDAILVRDMDNRITYWNKSAEILYGWTAAEVIGRQSTEILRGEPTRFQEATAAVLRNGEWTGELGQHAKDGRDVLVESRWTLVRDSEGHARAVMSINTDIMEKKRMESHFLRSQRIESIGTLAGGIAHDLNNVLLPIILSIDLLRLSIKDAGQLNILASIESSARRGANMVQQVLSFARGVDGERHPLNPKGVVEDIRSFVQEAFPKNIEFYPQVQEDLPGFMGDATQVHQVLLNLFLNARDAMPDGGRLTLKVYGTQVGEMGMWAGTRIKGGAYIVFEITDTGTGISEAVQEKIFDPFFTTKDLGKGTGLGLSTVMAIVKSHDGFITVYSKPGNGTSFQVHFPSKTTGDSAPVQAPANTMPRGNGEIILLVDDEESVRFITQQTLQAYGYRVLSASDGSEAIAHYAEHGREVALVLTDMMMPVMDGPATIQVLKRMNPKVKIIAASGYTTDAEKVKAMGVNLYLHKPYTAMTVLSALTQVLKE is encoded by the coding sequence ATGATGACTGCACCCCTTGTGAAGAAGAACAGGCGTATCCTGGTGATTGATGACAATAGCGCGATCCAGGCAGACTTTCGCAAAATTCTAGGGGAGCCAGAGGCTGCGGATGCGGAGCTGGATGCCTTTGAAGCCAAGCTTTTCGGGGCCAAGGAGAGTGAATGGTTTGAGATTGATGCCGCCTCCCAGGGGGAGGAAGGGCTGGCCAAGGTGCAGCGGTCCATCGCCAATGGCACCCCCTATGCCATCGCCTTTGTGGATGTGCGCATGCCCCCAGGATGGGACGGCATCGAGACCAGCCGCCGTATCTGGGAGGTGGATCCTTATCTGCAAATCGTGATTTGTACCGCCTACTCCGACTATTCGTGGGACCAGATGCAGGAGCAGATCAATCCTGGGGACAGGCTGCTGATTCTAAAGAAACCTTTTGATGCAATCGAGGTACAGCAACTGGCCAATGCGCTGACGGAGAAGTGGCGGCTGGCGGGAGAAGCCCGGATGCTGCTGGGGGATCTGGAGCGTGTGGTGCAGCAGCGTACATCGGCTCTTCAGCAGGAGATGGAGGAAAGGCTGAAGCTGGAGGAGATCTTCCGCAGCCAGGCCTCCCTGCTGGACAAAGCGCGTGACGCCATCCTGGTGCGGGACATGGATAACCGCATCACATACTGGAACAAAAGTGCGGAGATACTCTATGGCTGGACAGCGGCAGAGGTCATCGGTCGGCAGTCCACGGAGATCCTCCGGGGAGAGCCCACCCGCTTTCAGGAAGCCACAGCGGCAGTGCTGAGAAATGGTGAATGGACCGGGGAGCTGGGCCAGCATGCCAAGGATGGCCGGGATGTGCTGGTGGAAAGCCGCTGGACGCTGGTGCGTGATTCCGAAGGGCATGCGCGGGCGGTGATGTCCATCAACACGGACATCATGGAAAAGAAGAGGATGGAAAGCCATTTCCTGCGTTCCCAGCGCATCGAGAGCATCGGCACGCTGGCAGGGGGCATCGCCCATGATTTGAACAATGTGCTGCTGCCCATCATCCTTTCCATCGACCTGCTGAGGCTGAGCATTAAAGATGCGGGCCAGTTGAACATCCTGGCCAGCATTGAGAGCAGTGCGCGGCGCGGTGCCAACATGGTGCAGCAGGTGCTGTCTTTTGCGCGTGGCGTGGACGGTGAGCGGCATCCGCTGAATCCCAAGGGCGTGGTGGAGGACATCCGCAGCTTTGTTCAGGAAGCCTTTCCCAAGAACATTGAATTTTATCCTCAGGTGCAGGAGGACCTGCCTGGATTCATGGGAGATGCCACCCAGGTGCATCAGGTGTTGCTGAACCTTTTCCTGAATGCGCGGGATGCCATGCCGGATGGCGGCAGGCTGACGCTCAAGGTCTATGGGACCCAGGTAGGGGAAATGGGCATGTGGGCCGGGACGCGGATCAAAGGAGGAGCCTACATTGTCTTTGAGATCACGGATACGGGCACAGGCATCTCTGAGGCAGTGCAGGAAAAGATCTTTGACCCGTTTTTCACCACCAAGGATCTGGGCAAAGGCACAGGCCTGGGCCTATCCACCGTCATGGCCATTGTGAAGAGTCACGATGGATTCATCACCGTCTATAGCAAGCCGGGGAACGGCACCTCCTTTCAAGTACACTTCCCATCCAAAACCACGGGGGACAGCGCCCCGGTGCAAGCGCCAGCGAATACGATGCCCCGGGGCAACGGCGAAATCATTCTCCTGGTGGATGATGAGGAAAGCGTGCGCTTCATCACCCAGCAAACCCTCCAGGCCTATGGCTACCGGGTTCTTTCCGCGAGCGATGGCTCTGAGGCCATCGCCCATTATGCCGAGCATGGACGAGAAGTGGCTCTGGTGCTGACGGACATGATGATGCCGGTGATGGACGGCCCGGCGACCATCCAGGTACTGAAGCGGATGAATCCAAAGGTGAAAATCATCGCCGCCAGCGGTTATACCACGGATGCTGAAAAAGTGAAGGCCATGGGGGTGAACCTGTACCTGCACAAGCCCTATACAGCCATGACGGTGCTGAGTGCACTGACTCAGGTGCTGAAGGAGTAA
- a CDS encoding ATP-binding protein codes for MQFLHDIPIKRKLTIIIMSVSSAALLLACAVILMYERHAFRETMARDLAIMADTLDDNVASGLSFNDPESIEHTLSTLQANPIIMAACVYDVGGERVAEYQRPDLDKPFDFAGLEATGQTFHKDYLDTFKTIILANEVIGSVYIAADLEFISQRLKRSATFVLAVLLASLLLAFFLSTRLQKFISVPVHHLAEIAGRVAKEKDYSVRAVKQSDDELGSLIDAFNEMLSQIQMQDSELHTAQSNLETRVQERTQELAKSLSLLNATLDSTADGIIAIQFTGEVVCHNRHFAEMWSIPPELLEKPDKNKLLEFIAAKTVNPEVFIFKGKELELPLEKEVFDRIYLKSGQTFERYAKPQLVNGKEVGVVINFRDITSREQAVTSLAEANTRLLSTSRQAGMAEVATSILHNVGNVLNSVSVSAEVVSTKVRQFRIGSLKNLAGLLQENAANLGTFLSTDPRGKEVPAYMMKLVGQLAEPQQGILEELESLRKNIEHIKEIVAMQQNYARGCGVMEEISVSELIDDAIRINAAGFTRHELSLVCDIQDDQPILTDRHKVLQILVNLLGNAKYAVAQTQEEKILTVRVTRDENKAVQISIIDNGVGIASENLTRIFQHGFTTKKDGHGFGLHSGALAARELGGNLTAYSAGIGRGATFTLELPCPKQPPFPTTQP; via the coding sequence ATGCAGTTTCTTCATGACATCCCCATCAAACGGAAGCTGACGATCATCATCATGTCCGTCAGTTCGGCCGCGCTGCTGCTGGCCTGCGCAGTCATCCTGATGTATGAGCGGCATGCCTTCCGGGAAACCATGGCGCGAGATCTGGCCATCATGGCAGATACGCTGGATGACAATGTGGCCTCCGGCCTGTCCTTCAATGACCCGGAGTCCATCGAGCATACGCTGAGTACGCTCCAGGCGAATCCCATCATCATGGCCGCCTGCGTCTATGATGTGGGAGGAGAACGGGTAGCTGAATACCAAAGGCCGGATCTGGATAAACCGTTCGATTTCGCCGGGCTTGAGGCGACTGGGCAGACCTTTCATAAGGACTACCTGGATACGTTCAAAACCATCATCCTGGCAAATGAGGTGATCGGGTCGGTCTATATCGCAGCGGATCTGGAGTTCATTTCTCAACGGTTGAAACGCTCCGCCACCTTTGTGCTCGCGGTGTTGCTGGCCTCCCTGCTGCTGGCATTTTTTCTATCCACACGGCTGCAAAAATTCATCTCGGTGCCTGTTCATCACTTGGCGGAGATCGCAGGACGGGTGGCGAAGGAAAAGGATTATTCGGTCCGTGCGGTGAAGCAGAGTGATGATGAACTGGGCAGCCTCATCGATGCCTTCAATGAGATGCTCAGCCAGATCCAGATGCAGGATTCCGAGCTTCACACTGCGCAGAGCAACCTGGAGACACGGGTGCAGGAGCGGACGCAGGAGCTTGCTAAATCTCTGTCCCTGCTGAATGCGACGCTGGACTCCACGGCGGATGGCATCATCGCCATCCAATTCACTGGAGAGGTGGTGTGCCATAACCGGCACTTTGCGGAGATGTGGAGTATCCCGCCGGAACTTTTAGAAAAGCCGGATAAGAACAAGCTGCTGGAATTCATCGCCGCAAAAACCGTGAATCCAGAGGTGTTCATCTTTAAGGGCAAAGAGCTAGAACTGCCGCTGGAGAAGGAAGTCTTCGACCGGATTTACCTGAAGTCAGGCCAGACCTTCGAGCGGTATGCGAAGCCGCAGCTCGTGAATGGGAAGGAAGTCGGGGTGGTGATCAATTTCCGTGACATCACATCGCGCGAGCAAGCCGTGACAAGCCTGGCAGAGGCGAATACACGGCTGCTGTCCACTTCCCGTCAGGCGGGGATGGCGGAGGTGGCGACGAGCATCCTGCACAATGTAGGCAACGTGCTAAACAGTGTGAGTGTCTCCGCAGAGGTGGTCTCCACCAAGGTGCGGCAGTTCCGCATCGGTAGTCTGAAAAACCTGGCGGGACTCCTCCAGGAAAATGCAGCCAACCTGGGTACTTTTTTGAGCACGGACCCACGCGGCAAAGAAGTGCCTGCTTACATGATGAAGCTGGTGGGCCAGCTTGCCGAACCCCAGCAGGGCATCCTGGAGGAACTGGAATCCCTGCGCAAAAACATCGAGCATATCAAGGAGATCGTGGCCATGCAGCAAAACTATGCGCGCGGCTGCGGGGTGATGGAGGAGATATCGGTGAGCGAATTGATCGATGATGCCATCCGCATCAATGCGGCGGGATTCACCCGGCATGAGCTTTCCCTGGTCTGCGATATCCAGGATGACCAGCCCATCCTGACGGACCGGCATAAAGTACTGCAAATTTTGGTAAACCTGCTTGGCAATGCAAAGTATGCTGTGGCACAGACACAGGAAGAAAAGATCCTCACCGTGAGAGTAACGAGAGACGAAAACAAGGCCGTGCAAATCTCCATCATCGACAATGGAGTCGGCATCGCCTCAGAAAACCTCACGCGGATCTTCCAGCACGGCTTTACGACCAAGAAAGATGGGCATGGCTTCGGCCTGCACAGTGGTGCACTGGCCGCCCGTGAGCTGGGCGGCAACCTCACCGCCTACAGCGCAGGCATTGGCCGGGGGGCCACCTTTACGCTGGAACTTCCCTGCCCCAAGCAGCCCCCCTTCCCCACTACCCAGCCATGA